One segment of Odontesthes bonariensis isolate fOdoBon6 chromosome 1, fOdoBon6.hap1, whole genome shotgun sequence DNA contains the following:
- the LOC142383892 gene encoding uncharacterized protein LOC142383892 produces the protein MSSVQHLREFISQRLTAAAEEIFSEFEKTIVQYEEEIGRQRGLLDISWKPQINVHRVELPRHYLCEKEIPVNLEKDSSLDQEEPEPPHIKEEPAEVCTSHEEQQLLLKQETDNLTVTLTYEESDLSEAEPSNVQLQDQSQDQEGSRRESTGNAELRPKKRRHSNDGDNSSMSESHRNTAKDLSQQYVCEEKEEILTDQQFFNHESNSSLDQQEPEPSQFKEELEERCTSQEEECLELKQETDILSVTPTYEESELTSDQLLSQNSSVAERQEMEKNLRDEESESTQNAKLKPHERRERNINPSNDVINESQFNADTGDQSVKCEVCGKAFMSYSELRAHYGMHTGEKPYTCEICNKAFRQKNGLLVHMRTHTGAKPYVCKPCGKRFSKRSTLKMHSRIHTGEKPFSCSTCGKVFSSNGNLTVHIKIHTGEKPHVCKTCGKGFSHSSRLLCHMRTHTGEKPFSCSTCGKVFSSNGNLTAHIKIHTGEKLHVCKTCGKGFSHSARLLCHMRTHTGEKPFSCSTCGKVFSSNGNLTAHIKVHTGEKPYSCKTCGKCFSRSGNLLLHMRTVHR, from the exons ATGtcttcagttcagcatctgaGAGAGTTTATCAGCCAGCGACTAACTGCTGCCGCCGAAGAAATATTCTCAGAGTTTGAGAAAACCATCGTCCAGTACGAGGAAGAGATCGGCCGTCAGCGCGGACTGCTGGATATCAGCTGGAAACCGCAAATAAACGTCCACAGAGTGG AGCTCCCACGGCATTATCTCTGTGAGAAAGAGATTCCTGTTAACCTTGAGAAGGACTCCAGTCTGGACCAGGAGGAACCAGAACCTCCACATATTAAAGAGGAACCGGCGGAAGTCTGCACCAGTCATGAGGAACAGCAGCTCTTACTGAAGCAGGAGACTGATAACCTTACGGTGACCCTAACTTATGAGGAAAGTGACCTTAGTGAAGCAGAACCATCAAATGTCCAGCTCCAAGATCAGAGCCAAGATCAGGAAGGAAGTAGGCGTGAATCAACTGGAAATGCAGAGCTGAGGCCAAAGAAGAGGCGTCACAGTAACGATGGAGACAACTCTTCCATGTCAGAAAGTCACCGCAACACCGCGAAAG ACCTCTCACAACAATATGTCtgtgaggagaaggaggagattCTTACTGACCAGCAGTTCTTTAACCACGAGAGCAACTCCAGTCTGGAccagcaggaaccagaaccatcaCAGTttaaagaagagctggaggaacgcTGCACCTCTCAAGAGGAAGAGTGTCTCGAACTGAAACAGGAGACTGATATCTTATCGGTGACTCCTACTTATGAGGAAAGTGAACTAACCAGTGACCAGCTCCTCTCTCAGAACTCCTCTGTAGCTGAGAgacaagaaatggaaaaaaacttgagAGACGAAGAGTCTGAATCAACTCAAAATGCAAAGCTGAAGCCACATGAGAGGCGTGAGAGAAACATAAATCCCAGTAACGATGTGATCAATGAGAGTCAGTTTAATGCCGACACAGGTGACCAGTCAGTAAAATGTGAAGTTTGTGGAAAAGCCTTTATGAGTTACTCTGAGTTGAGGGCCCATTACGGAAtgcacacaggtgagaaaccaTATACTTGTGAAATATGTAATAAAGCTTTCAGACAAAAAAATGGTTTGTTGGTCCACATGAGGACTCACACAGGTGCGAAGCCTTACGTTTGTAAACCCTGTGGGAAAAGATTTTCTAAAAGGTCAACACTTAAAATGCATTCACGaatccacacaggtgagaagccattttcatgttctacatgtggcAAAGTTTTCAGCTCCAACGGTAACTTAACCGTTCACATAAAaattcacacaggtgagaagcctcaTGTTTGTAAAACATGTGGCAAAGGTTTCAGTCATAGTTCTCGTCTGTTGTGTCACATGaggactcacacaggtgagaagccgttttcatgttctacatgtggcAAAGTTTTCAGCTCCAACGGTAACTTAACCGCTCACATAAAaattcacacaggtgagaagcttCACGTTTGTAAAACATGTGGCAAAGGTTTCAGTCATAGTGCTCGTCtgttgtgtcatatgaggactcacacaggtgagaagccgttttcatgttctacatgtggcAAAGTTTTCAGCTCCAACGGTAACTTAACCGCTCACATAAAagttcacacaggtgagaagccgtaTTCATGCAAAACATGTGGCAAATGCTTCAGTCGGAGTGGtaatctgctgcttcacatgaGAACtgtacacaggtaa